The stretch of DNA TAAATAAATCTGGGCTTCTTTTCTCCATAAAACGAAAAACAAACCCGCCCCGATGATAATATCTTGAAAGGCCATCCAGACCTTTGCAAAAGTCGAAATGCTCATAAATTGCATGCCGAAAATTGCGTTTTTCTCGGGGAAAGACATGTTCTCTGACAGTTCAGGACGCGGTGCTCCCGCCATTAAATGGGGCAAAGCCTCCAGCATGAGCATGAGCAGAACAACAACGATAAAGATTATGGCCCCAAGGCCGCGTGAACCAAACTTCATACCGATTATCCTAATCTATGCTCACGCAAACTGATCTCTCTATCTATTGCGCCGCTGGTTTTGGGCCCGGTACAAAGACTCCGTTTTCTTCGGCATAAATATCCCATGCCGTCATCAGACGCTCAAAAACCTCCGGGTTTTCTTCTCGGACATTTTTGCTCTCACCGGGATCTGATTGCAGGTTAAAGAGTTTCCAGGATGATGGGGCTTTGGGGTTCCTGGCCATAGCAGGATTATCCTTCTCATAAACCGCTTTCCAGTCTCCCATGCGCACGGCGCGCCTCAAATGAAGCTCCCATGCCATCGCATCATCAGTTGAACGTACGCTATCAGATTGGCCTGTAAGGATGGGGACCCAAGATTTAGCTGTCGGTGCATTAACTCCGTTTTTCGTCACAGACGGCGTCGTCAGGCTCGGATCATACTCAATATCAGACAGATCAAGCGTGGTCGGCATAATATCGCGCACAGACAGAAGACTATCCGTGATGCGCTGACCATTTATTCCCGGCCCTGTAATAAAGGCAGGCACTCTTATGCCGCCATCATCGGTGTAACCTTTATAATCCCGAAATGGGGCCATCGCGGCTTCCGCCCATCCACTTTCATAGGTCAGAAAACTGTCTTTTGTTCCCATTTTAGCAAGGTCCACATTACCTGCACCGATTGTTTCCATGACCTGGGCCTTGTTCTCGGGAAGCGTAGAGTTTGAAGATCGGCCAATAAGCGGTCCCTGCGGGATACCTTCAGCTCCATTATCAGACATGAATATGATTACAGTATTATCGTATTCACCTGTCGCCCGTAAATGAGCGAGAACTTTCCCGACATTTTGGTCAAGAGAATCGACCATAGCCGCATATATCTCCATCTTGCGGGCTCTGATTGCACGCTGGTTCTCATCCAGTGAATTCCAATCACCCAGCGGAGATAGATCAGACACTGAAATGGATTTTTCTATCAAGCCCAGCGTTTTCATCCGCGCCAACCGCTCATTTCTGAGGGCCTCCGGGCCAGCGTCATAACGACCTTCATATTTCGCAATCAGATCTTGCGGCGCTTGCAATGGCCAGTGCGGAGCTGTGAAGGCAAGATAGGCAAAGAAAGGCCGATTATCACTGTCTTTCGTACCCACATAATCAATCAGCTGTTCTGCATAAAAGTCGCTGGAGTAAGTGCCGACCGGATATGTCGCCGTTTTTCCATCTTGCGTATATTCGACAGGTTCCAGTGCAGGGTCACCGTTTTGACCGTAACCAAAGTGATCACCACCGCCTCCGAGCAATACAAATGACTTATCAAAACCATGTTCGGCAGGTTGATGCTCTGGCTTATCACCCAAGTGCCATTTACCCGTCATCATGGTTCGGTAACCTGCCTCAGAGAACTTTTCAGCTATGGTGGTCGTTTCAGGCCTTAGATAACCCTCATATCCGGGTCTTCCGAGCAAGAAAGGGAAGGCTGTCGGCATGGCTTCTGCCATCGCGCCCATGCCAACGACATGGTTATCTTTTCCTGTAAGGAGCATTGAGCGTGTCGGTGAACAGTTCGGCATAGCGTAAAAATTGGTCAGACGCAGGCCTGACATGGCAAGCGCATCCAAATTTGGCGTGTCAATTTCTCCGCCAAACGCACCTAAATCAGAATATCCCAAATCATCTGCAACGATGAGAAGCACATTAGGTTGACCAGCCAGAGTTGATTCTACGCTCGCTGCGCCGTCCACTTTTTCCGCCTGACTGCATCCGACCAATAAAGCTGAGCCGGCAATGGCAATCACAGTATTAAAAAGACATTTTCTCATAGTGTTTCCCCGGAAGTCTCTCAACATTCGTCTTAGCATAACCTAAAAGGCCCGCCCGCATAAACATACAGACGGGCCAGTAATATTCAGTGCAAATTTATATTAGAAATTCGCACGGATACGAGCACCATATGTTTGCGGCGCGCTGTAGACACCGTAGGCTAATCCACGATTATTCACATTACTATTTTGAAGATAACGCTCATCCGTCACATTGCGCATAAAGACGGACAAAGACCAAGCCGCATCATCTGGCGAGAGTGTAGCGTCTAAATTCAAATTCACATGTGACTTAACCTGCAATCCGTCTGTGAAGAGGAAGTTAGTCTCTTGCTCTGAGCGATAAGAAGCATCTGCCGTCAGGCTAAGATCATAATTATTCATCTCAAAAATATGGTTTATCCCGAGGTCTGCTCCAAATTCTGGTGAAAATAGTAATGAATTTCCTGAACAATCGTAACTTTCAATGGGCACCTCGTTACCTGGCGATAGGCCAATTGTTTCACACCCAAATCGACCACGGCCCTCATCAGAAATGAGCTGTAGGTCATCATATGTAGAGTCTAGGAACTGAACATTACCGTAAAGAGTTGTATTATCTGATGCGGCCCAGATAACGTCAATGTCCAGTCCTTTAATGGTGGCATCGCCATTCGCAATGGGAAAGGCTGACGCACTATCTAACGTCGTGAAATATGTCACCTGTTGACCATCATATTTCCATAAAAACGCCTCCGCATTTACTTGAAGCGTATTATCGAGGAAACGGTTTTTGGACCCGATTGTGAAGGCGTCGATAAATTCAAAGTCATATGTTGGCGCTGCAAGACTAAGATCGACACCGCCCGCACGGTAGCCGCGCTCATATCCAGCATAGAGTAAATTGCTATTACCCCAATCCATTTCTGCGCCGAGGCGATAAGTCAGTTCATCAAAGTCGAGTTCTGACTGCAAGGCCCCTTCGCCAACATTCACAATTGCCCCAAGCTGAGGAGCAATTCCCCCCGGCAATAGCAAATTATAAAACGGCGGACGTCCCTGTCCTGGTACTGTCGCCACGGAATCTGCTGCAATCAAACCTCTGGATATGAAATCTGCAATAAAGGCATCCCGATCAGAGGTAATAGGGTGAAGTGGCATGGCGCCTGATGCACATCCATTTCCGAAGCTGGCACCGGGCGTCAAGAAATTACCCGTAAAAGGCGCTCCGCCACAGAAAGTCACAAATGTGTCACTGATACCCTCAGCAAACTTATTATCTTTTGTATAACGCAGGCCTGCGTTCAAACGGAAAGTTTCAGAAACATCAAATGTGCCCTGACCAAATATAGCCCAAGAGTCACCGCCATTGTTATAATTTTGAATAGGTGAGGTAAATTGTTGAGCGAACACTGTGCTCGTTTTAATGTCCTCATCAATATAAAACGCACCAATAATACCATTTAACGGCCCATCAAGATCCGTTGTAAAACGGGCTTCCAAGCTGGTTTGATTGTTCTGCTCATTCGTTTTAGCAGGCGCAAATCCTGGCCCAACAAAAGTATAATCTTGGTCAGATTCTCTATAGGCTGGAATTAAAGTAAATGTTCCAGCGTCGGTTTGGTAGTTAATTTCAGCCATTATACCAGTAAAGGAAATGTCCTGAAATAAATCATCTCCATCAAGTGGCTGAAAAAACGCAAAAGAAGGCGTATGCAATACACCGCCTCTGACCGCATTAGCAGCATCCGACGTTGGACCTGAATCAATGGCTACTCCCGAAGGTGTGAAATCTGTGAGCGACCCGGTATCGTTGCTATAGGTCCCGAATAAATCGCCACCAGGGCCTTTTGCATTATTCTCAGAATAGTCCGCAGCAACTCTAACGGAAAGCTGGTCCGTCGGTTCAATCAGTACTTGTCCGCGCAAACTAAAAGAATCGGCATCATTTGTTCCGTCATCAGAATATCCATCCCGATTAAGGTAATTACCCGATAAACGAAAAGCTGTTTTCCCGTCACCAATATCAAAATTTACCGCGCCCTGAAGGCCAATCTTGTTATAATTTCCATACTCACCTTGGATATAACCGGAGTTTTCACCTAAAATTGGCTTCACAGGGATGTAGTTCACAACACCGCCTGTCGCATTACGTCCGTATAATGTACCTTGGGGGCCTTTCAAAAGCTCAACACGTTCCAGGTCATATAACGCCTGGCCCGCAGCACCACTTGAACGGCCCAAATAAACACCATCAACGTTTTGCGCCACAGCGGCATCTGTCAGCGGGTTAACCGTTAAGGCGCCAACACCTCGAACGAAAATGCTGGTCAATGGACCGCCGCCAGCACTTATACCCAAAGCTGGCGACAATTTCCCAAGATCTTGAGCTGACTCCAAACCTTGGCGCGTGAGTGAGTCTTGATCGATTGCCTCAATCGCAACAGCGGCATCCTGTAAGGATTCTTCACGGCGCTGGGCCGTCACGATGATTTCATCAAGGCCAGAATTTACTGAGGTTGATCCGCTGTCTTGTGCCTGAGCGAATACAGCAGATGCAGACAGCAAGGCCAGAGCCCCACATGATGTTGTTAAGAGTCTTCTGAGCTTCATGACTATCCCCTAGTGATTGACGTTATTGTGCCTTTTTATCGAAATATGTATTGCAGAGTCGGGTTAATTATAAAAATCTATTGTTTTTATAATAACGTATTTGATTTTTCGATACATTGAGCGTTATTATAAGGCTGCTTGTAATTGTAAGAGGCTTAGCTCAGATGAGATTTAAAGGACTGGATCTAAATCTTCTCGTCGCGCTGGACGCACTTTTAGAGGAACAAAGCGTCTCGCGAGCAGCTGAACGCCTGCATCTTAGTCAGCCGGCCATGAGTGCAGCTCTCGGCAGGATTAGGGACTATTTTGATGACCCTATATTAAACCTGCACGGCAAACGCATGATCCCAACATCGCATGCCCTCAGAATACAAGACGAATTAAAAGCTGTTCTAGGAAGTGTCGATGCCCTCATATCAAAAACCTCAATGTTTGATCCGGAAACGTCTACTCGAAAGTTTACAATTACAGCCTCAGATTATCTGACCCAAATCATCTTCGTTCCGCTCCTAAGGGACCTGAAGTCGATTGCCCCCCATATACAAATGGAAATTTTGCCCCCTGCGGACTCCACGCTGGAGCTTCTCGCGCAAGGCCGCATTGACTTTATTACAGTCCCTGAGCAGGTTTTATCAGAAGAACTACCTTCAGAATTTCTATTTGAAGAGCGCTTTGTAATCGTTGGATGTAAGACAAATCCACTTTTTAAAGAAGGCCTGACCGAGAAACAGTTCTATGAATCCGGGCATGTTGTCGCAAAGCTGGGCCGAAAACGCCCTTTATCGATATCCGACCAAGGACTAGTGGCCCGCAAGAAGCCTCGCGATACTGACGTTACTGTCAGCTCGTTTTTATTGGCCCCCGAAATGGTTGTAGGCACAAATAGATTGA from Fretibacter rubidus encodes:
- a CDS encoding arylsulfatase → MRKCLFNTVIAIAGSALLVGCSQAEKVDGAASVESTLAGQPNVLLIVADDLGYSDLGAFGGEIDTPNLDALAMSGLRLTNFYAMPNCSPTRSMLLTGKDNHVVGMGAMAEAMPTAFPFLLGRPGYEGYLRPETTTIAEKFSEAGYRTMMTGKWHLGDKPEHQPAEHGFDKSFVLLGGGGDHFGYGQNGDPALEPVEYTQDGKTATYPVGTYSSDFYAEQLIDYVGTKDSDNRPFFAYLAFTAPHWPLQAPQDLIAKYEGRYDAGPEALRNERLARMKTLGLIEKSISVSDLSPLGDWNSLDENQRAIRARKMEIYAAMVDSLDQNVGKVLAHLRATGEYDNTVIIFMSDNGAEGIPQGPLIGRSSNSTLPENKAQVMETIGAGNVDLAKMGTKDSFLTYESGWAEAAMAPFRDYKGYTDDGGIRVPAFITGPGINGQRITDSLLSVRDIMPTTLDLSDIEYDPSLTTPSVTKNGVNAPTAKSWVPILTGQSDSVRSTDDAMAWELHLRRAVRMGDWKAVYEKDNPAMARNPKAPSSWKLFNLQSDPGESKNVREENPEVFERLMTAWDIYAEENGVFVPGPKPAAQ
- a CDS encoding TonB-dependent receptor; the encoded protein is MKLRRLLTTSCGALALLSASAVFAQAQDSGSTSVNSGLDEIIVTAQRREESLQDAAVAIEAIDQDSLTRQGLESAQDLGKLSPALGISAGGGPLTSIFVRGVGALTVNPLTDAAVAQNVDGVYLGRSSGAAGQALYDLERVELLKGPQGTLYGRNATGGVVNYIPVKPILGENSGYIQGEYGNYNKIGLQGAVNFDIGDGKTAFRLSGNYLNRDGYSDDGTNDADSFSLRGQVLIEPTDQLSVRVAADYSENNAKGPGGDLFGTYSNDTGSLTDFTPSGVAIDSGPTSDAANAVRGGVLHTPSFAFFQPLDGDDLFQDISFTGIMAEINYQTDAGTFTLIPAYRESDQDYTFVGPGFAPAKTNEQNNQTSLEARFTTDLDGPLNGIIGAFYIDEDIKTSTVFAQQFTSPIQNYNNGGDSWAIFGQGTFDVSETFRLNAGLRYTKDNKFAEGISDTFVTFCGGAPFTGNFLTPGASFGNGCASGAMPLHPITSDRDAFIADFISRGLIAADSVATVPGQGRPPFYNLLLPGGIAPQLGAIVNVGEGALQSELDFDELTYRLGAEMDWGNSNLLYAGYERGYRAGGVDLSLAAPTYDFEFIDAFTIGSKNRFLDNTLQVNAEAFLWKYDGQQVTYFTTLDSASAFPIANGDATIKGLDIDVIWAASDNTTLYGNVQFLDSTYDDLQLISDEGRGRFGCETIGLSPGNEVPIESYDCSGNSLLFSPEFGADLGINHIFEMNNYDLSLTADASYRSEQETNFLFTDGLQVKSHVNLNLDATLSPDDAAWSLSVFMRNVTDERYLQNSNVNNRGLAYGVYSAPQTYGARIRANF
- a CDS encoding LysR family transcriptional regulator, which gives rise to MRFKGLDLNLLVALDALLEEQSVSRAAERLHLSQPAMSAALGRIRDYFDDPILNLHGKRMIPTSHALRIQDELKAVLGSVDALISKTSMFDPETSTRKFTITASDYLTQIIFVPLLRDLKSIAPHIQMEILPPADSTLELLAQGRIDFITVPEQVLSEELPSEFLFEERFVIVGCKTNPLFKEGLTEKQFYESGHVVAKLGRKRPLSISDQGLVARKKPRDTDVTVSSFLLAPEMVVGTNRLTVMHERLAKVFSKRLPIEIAAVPFKFPSLKEYVQYHNTRREDPGIKWMIEQVKKQL